In Ferrimicrobium sp., the following proteins share a genomic window:
- a CDS encoding nickel-dependent hydrogenase large subunit: MGTVDLKVSPLGRVEGDLDVRVTIKDGIVSSAWTEAAMFRGFEIILRGKDPQAGLIVTPRICGICGGSHLYKAAYALDTAWQTEVPPNATLVRNIAQACETLQSIPRYFYALFAIDMTNKNYSSSPLYEEAVRRFAPYVGTSYQKGVLVSNKPVEVYAIFGGQWPHSSFMVPGGVMCGPTLADVTRSTAILEYFRREWLEGVWLGCSVERWLENKSWDDVLAWVNENESQYNSDCGFFIRFCMDVGLDKYGQGVGNYLAVGTYFDPELYGQPTIDGRNAALIGRSGVYANGQYSEFDQARVTEDVTHSFYEGQRPLHPFEGETIPIDPEQGRKMDKYSWAKSPRYDIPGAGHIPLEAGPLARRIAAAAPDPGPHQDSDPLFLDILEKIGPSVMVRQLARMHEAPKYFQWTMDWLSRLNLRESFYQKPVELEDGMGFGGTEAARGGLCDWIVLKDGKIANYQVVTPTAWNIGPRDGEGALGPIEQALVGSPIKDLEDPVELGHVARSFDSCLVCTVHAYDEKSGKELSSFTVNGLV; this comes from the coding sequence ATGGGCACGGTAGATCTGAAGGTCAGCCCGCTTGGGCGCGTCGAGGGTGATCTCGATGTAAGAGTTACGATCAAGGATGGAATAGTTAGTTCCGCATGGACTGAGGCAGCGATGTTTCGCGGCTTTGAGATCATCCTGCGGGGTAAGGACCCACAGGCAGGGTTGATTGTCACCCCTCGAATCTGTGGTATTTGTGGGGGTAGCCATCTCTATAAGGCAGCGTATGCGCTCGATACCGCTTGGCAAACTGAAGTTCCCCCGAACGCGACCTTGGTGCGTAATATTGCACAGGCCTGCGAGACGTTGCAGAGCATTCCGAGGTACTTCTATGCGTTGTTTGCGATCGACATGACCAACAAGAACTACTCATCGTCGCCGCTTTATGAGGAGGCGGTGAGGAGGTTCGCCCCCTATGTCGGCACCAGTTACCAGAAGGGGGTCTTGGTCTCAAACAAGCCGGTGGAGGTCTATGCGATCTTTGGCGGGCAGTGGCCGCATTCGAGCTTCATGGTGCCCGGAGGGGTCATGTGTGGGCCTACCTTGGCTGACGTGACCCGTTCGACAGCGATTCTTGAGTACTTTAGACGGGAGTGGCTCGAAGGTGTCTGGCTCGGCTGTTCAGTGGAGCGATGGCTTGAGAACAAGAGCTGGGACGACGTACTTGCATGGGTAAATGAAAATGAGAGTCAGTACAACAGTGACTGTGGCTTCTTCATTCGTTTCTGCATGGACGTTGGACTTGACAAGTATGGGCAGGGTGTGGGTAACTACCTTGCAGTTGGGACCTACTTTGACCCCGAGCTCTATGGTCAACCTACCATTGATGGCAGGAATGCCGCGCTCATCGGGCGAAGCGGAGTGTATGCAAATGGGCAATACTCCGAGTTCGATCAGGCTCGGGTCACCGAGGATGTGACACACTCGTTCTATGAAGGGCAACGCCCCTTGCATCCCTTTGAGGGCGAGACTATCCCGATCGACCCTGAGCAGGGGAGAAAGATGGACAAATACTCGTGGGCCAAGTCGCCTAGGTACGATATTCCTGGTGCTGGGCACATCCCACTAGAGGCTGGCCCGCTAGCGCGCAGGATCGCTGCGGCAGCTCCCGATCCCGGACCTCATCAGGACAGTGATCCGTTGTTCCTTGATATCCTTGAGAAGATCGGCCCCTCAGTCATGGTACGACAGCTCGCCAGAATGCATGAGGCACCGAAGTACTTCCAGTGGACGATGGACTGGTTGTCGAGGCTAAATCTGCGTGAGAGCTTCTATCAGAAGCCGGTCGAGCTAGAGGACGGGATGGGGTTCGGTGGCACTGAAGCAGCCCGAGGCGGTCTCTGCGACTGGATCGTGCTCAAGGACGGGAAGATCGCCAACTATCAGGTTGTCACCCCTACCGCATGGAATATTGGACCACGTGACGGAGAGGGAGCCCTCGGCCCGATCGAACAAGCACTGGTTGGTTCCCCTATTAAGGACCTCGAGGATCCAGTCGAACTTGGGCATGTCGCGAGGAGTTTTGACTCGTGTCTCGTCTGCACAGTACACGCCTATGACGAGAAGTCTGGGAAGGAGCTCTCGAGCTTTACCGTCAATGGCTTGGTGTAG
- the hypB gene encoding hydrogenase nickel incorporation protein HypB, with product MTEHIELEKRILDHALRDAQVVRESLATGDITVVNIMSAPGSGKTELLGVLGDRLRAQGHSVAVLVGDCATEHDANRLRPHVDWVRQIVTDGVCHLEARMLFPFLEEIVQFAPGYLFIENVGNMVCPVDFDLGESVRMALLSVTEGEDKPVKYPGLFRAVDLVVISKIDLARAVEFSMDMAMGYLHQVNPRAPVMSASAKTGIGLAEIVAALEHLGAQGRSSVSVPRLEEVEGPWASG from the coding sequence ATGACCGAGCATATTGAGCTTGAGAAGCGCATTCTTGATCATGCACTCCGTGATGCGCAGGTTGTCCGAGAGTCCCTTGCCACCGGAGATATCACTGTCGTTAACATCATGTCTGCACCTGGCAGTGGTAAGACGGAGTTACTAGGTGTTCTCGGGGATAGGTTACGTGCCCAAGGACATTCGGTTGCAGTGCTGGTTGGAGACTGTGCAACAGAACATGATGCCAATCGTCTGCGGCCTCATGTCGACTGGGTACGCCAGATTGTGACCGATGGCGTCTGCCATCTTGAGGCACGCATGTTGTTTCCTTTCCTTGAAGAGATTGTTCAATTTGCTCCGGGATATCTCTTTATCGAAAACGTAGGCAACATGGTATGCCCCGTCGATTTCGACCTCGGTGAGTCGGTGCGGATGGCGCTACTCAGCGTGACGGAGGGAGAGGATAAGCCAGTCAAGTATCCCGGCCTCTTCCGTGCCGTCGATCTGGTAGTCATCTCCAAAATTGATCTTGCTCGTGCTGTGGAGTTCTCGATGGATATGGCGATGGGGTATCTTCACCAGGTGAACCCTAGGGCGCCGGTAATGAGCGCGTCTGCCAAGACCGGGATCGGCCTCGCCGAGATTGTCGCTGCCCTCGAGCATCTTGGGGCCCAGGGGCGATCATCGGTCTCGGTACCCCGGTTGGAGGAGGTGGAAGGCCCCTGGGCCAGCGGGTAG
- a CDS encoding Rieske (2Fe-2S) protein yields the protein MRSEVEVSNWEVVEDLMGRIDSAMAALDALDADARAKAVQLKEVVEKFYASALRQVVIGLRGSSAADELREALLDDPMITTALSVAGLMRPTLAQQVVALLEAVHPQLKLQGAEVTLARVEDSRVVLRAAGSAGGCGGADLQRELGELIRSRVPDCMEVVFEEDGLAPVPSSQELRFKRFVTVATLSEVPDTRPLAVKAGKQSMVLVKVGDRVACFRNECAHQGLPIDGAAIDDCTLTCRWHGFQFDALTGEGITIPGVDLESVTLRIRDGAVQVMVES from the coding sequence ATGAGATCCGAGGTCGAGGTATCGAATTGGGAGGTTGTGGAAGACCTGATGGGTCGGATCGACTCGGCGATGGCGGCCCTCGATGCCCTCGATGCGGATGCACGCGCGAAGGCGGTACAGCTCAAGGAGGTTGTTGAGAAGTTCTATGCGTCCGCCCTGCGCCAGGTCGTCATTGGCCTTCGAGGGTCGAGTGCCGCGGACGAACTGCGAGAAGCTCTTCTCGACGATCCGATGATCACGACTGCCCTCTCGGTAGCTGGACTGATGCGCCCCACGTTAGCCCAACAGGTCGTCGCGTTGCTAGAGGCAGTCCATCCCCAGCTCAAGCTCCAAGGCGCTGAGGTGACACTAGCTAGAGTTGAGGATTCACGGGTTGTGTTGCGGGCCGCTGGTTCTGCTGGAGGCTGTGGAGGAGCGGATCTACAGCGCGAGTTGGGTGAGCTCATTCGCTCTCGAGTTCCTGACTGCATGGAGGTGGTCTTCGAGGAGGACGGGTTGGCGCCGGTACCAAGCTCTCAAGAGTTGCGATTTAAGCGGTTTGTGACGGTGGCAACACTATCGGAGGTGCCCGACACGCGTCCCCTCGCCGTGAAGGCAGGAAAACAGAGTATGGTGCTCGTCAAGGTCGGTGATAGGGTCGCGTGTTTTAGGAATGAGTGTGCGCACCAAGGTTTGCCGATCGATGGGGCGGCGATCGATGACTGCACGTTGACATGCAGATGGCACGGGTTCCAGTTCGATGCCTTGACGGGAGAGGGTATCACCATCCCTGGTGTGGATCTGGAGTCGGTCACGTTGCGAATTCGAGATGGTGCGGTCCAGGTAATGGTTGAGTCATGA
- a CDS encoding hydrogenase maturation nickel metallochaperone HypA, whose protein sequence is MHEASLARAVVTSVTEELATRDIDGARVSIVHLAVGELSQVDATSLRFAYEFAVEETQLRRSRLEIVRIPARLRCTSCGRASRFSPEYYFECSECGGGCQVEAGREFEITGIDLVDPDQVERGGVCYDRAY, encoded by the coding sequence GTGCACGAAGCCTCGTTGGCGAGAGCGGTCGTAACCTCCGTTACGGAAGAACTTGCGACCAGGGATATCGACGGTGCTCGGGTTAGCATCGTTCACCTTGCGGTAGGGGAACTTTCACAGGTTGATGCCACCTCCCTGCGCTTTGCCTATGAGTTTGCGGTAGAGGAGACACAGTTGAGGCGAAGTCGGTTGGAGATAGTGCGGATTCCGGCGCGGTTGCGATGCACGAGCTGTGGTCGTGCCTCACGATTCTCGCCTGAGTATTACTTCGAATGTTCTGAGTGTGGTGGAGGTTGTCAGGTCGAGGCGGGTAGGGAGTTTGAAATTACCGGCATCGATCTTGTCGATCCCGACCAAGTAGAGCGCGGGGGTGTCTGTTATGACCGAGCATATTGA
- a CDS encoding HypC/HybG/HupF family hydrogenase formation chaperone, which translates to MCLGVPGRIEELDDSGPVKMGKVDFVGITREVCFASLPDVEVGDYVLVHVGFALTKLEKQNALETLGLFRSMGVLEDELGISSVTGQEIPLQ; encoded by the coding sequence ATGTGTCTTGGTGTTCCTGGAAGGATAGAGGAGCTGGATGACTCTGGCCCCGTCAAAATGGGGAAGGTTGACTTTGTCGGCATCACACGAGAGGTGTGTTTCGCTTCGTTGCCTGACGTAGAGGTGGGTGACTATGTGTTGGTACACGTTGGTTTCGCGTTGACCAAACTTGAGAAACAGAATGCATTAGAGACACTGGGTCTCTTTCGCTCTATGGGTGTGTTGGAGGATGAACTCGGCATCTCCTCTGTCACCGGCCAGGAAATCCCATTACAGTAG
- a CDS encoding hydrogenase maturation protease codes for MQTSSTQPGGVSSWRTDEAYDRDFEAGSSRQEGIVIVGCGNLLRGDDAIGPVLIRELFDEGYGERVTLVDGGTAGMDIAFKMRGASKVIMIDASRSDAPVGSIFRVPGEDLEHLPDLQGFQSHAFRWDHALAFARWLLPGDEYPASITVFLTPVRALGFGDELSADARSVLVRLKLLVKKEAGLVHEVEGKLTRGGQLRAPFDSLSNGSDVSSVGVRLGDQILDVYALSNAAVGRPLKIVDATGARGVELNDLLGAREREESLVGVFDPERASMHFFVEEVDARHRPSIGADVARDGHDGRF; via the coding sequence ATGCAGACTTCGTCGACTCAGCCTGGTGGGGTGTCCTCTTGGCGAACGGATGAGGCGTATGATCGAGATTTCGAGGCTGGTTCGTCGCGCCAGGAGGGCATCGTCATCGTTGGCTGTGGGAACCTCCTACGAGGTGATGACGCGATCGGCCCGGTGCTGATTCGTGAGCTCTTCGACGAGGGGTATGGCGAGCGGGTAACCCTCGTGGATGGCGGTACCGCGGGCATGGATATCGCCTTTAAGATGCGTGGAGCATCGAAGGTGATCATGATCGACGCCTCGAGGAGCGATGCGCCTGTTGGGAGCATCTTCCGAGTTCCCGGTGAGGATCTTGAGCACCTTCCTGATCTTCAGGGCTTTCAGAGTCATGCGTTTCGCTGGGACCATGCGTTGGCCTTCGCCCGATGGCTGCTGCCAGGCGATGAGTATCCTGCCTCGATCACCGTCTTTTTGACCCCAGTGCGCGCACTCGGATTTGGTGACGAGTTGAGTGCTGATGCGCGGTCGGTACTGGTGCGCTTAAAGTTGCTGGTGAAAAAGGAGGCCGGACTGGTCCATGAGGTCGAAGGCAAGTTGACCCGTGGAGGTCAGCTCCGTGCGCCGTTCGATTCGCTGTCGAACGGATCCGATGTGAGTTCCGTGGGGGTTCGACTGGGTGATCAGATTCTTGATGTGTACGCGCTCTCCAATGCGGCAGTCGGACGACCGCTCAAGATTGTCGATGCCACTGGAGCCCGAGGGGTCGAGTTGAACGACCTCCTTGGAGCCCGTGAGCGGGAGGAGTCGCTGGTGGGGGTCTTTGACCCGGAACGGGCTTCGATGCACTTCTTTGTGGAGGAGGTCGATGCACGGCATCGACCAAGCATCGGGGCCGATGTTGCCCGTGATGGGCATGACGGGAGATTTTGA
- a CDS encoding NHL repeat-containing protein, with product MRPVRVYGGVSGGGLRLPEAQASRRNLYGPRGVTISEDSLIVCDTGNHRVLFYRDFLTNPSIEADLVIGQPNFDSERPSYPDAQSGLFMPTDAKVVDQRLFIADSWHHRIMIYEINDQGEPNPHPSGVIGQGGFGEVEANRGHSECDATSLYWPFGFAFLDDGFYVADTGNRRVLHWRDWRAAMDEPADVVVGQDAADLREENRGRVGGDSFRWPHGIDGQGELIYLADAGNHRILGFDTPHKDRDADIVVGQSSFIENSEWPYAPQGPDRLRFPYGVSVDGGRLAIADSANNRVLLFDALPIGVGAKADRVIGQMDFESYGENQWRVMSDSTLCWPYAVDLVGDVLAVADTGNNRVVIWLLED from the coding sequence ATGAGGCCGGTCAGAGTCTATGGTGGTGTCTCCGGCGGGGGCCTCAGGCTTCCAGAGGCGCAGGCATCGCGCAGAAATCTCTATGGGCCGCGAGGCGTGACGATCTCAGAAGACTCACTGATCGTCTGTGATACGGGTAACCATCGAGTCCTCTTCTATCGCGATTTCCTCACCAATCCATCGATTGAGGCGGACCTTGTGATCGGGCAGCCAAATTTTGACTCCGAGCGACCCTCTTATCCAGACGCCCAAAGTGGGCTCTTTATGCCCACCGATGCAAAAGTCGTCGATCAGAGGCTCTTCATCGCGGATTCATGGCATCATCGAATCATGATCTATGAAATCAATGACCAAGGTGAACCTAACCCCCATCCCTCGGGGGTGATTGGCCAAGGGGGCTTTGGTGAGGTGGAGGCGAACCGTGGGCATAGCGAGTGTGACGCTACCTCGTTGTACTGGCCATTTGGCTTTGCCTTTCTCGACGATGGGTTCTACGTCGCTGACACTGGCAACAGGAGGGTCTTGCATTGGCGCGACTGGCGTGCTGCGATGGATGAGCCAGCTGATGTAGTGGTCGGCCAGGATGCGGCCGATCTCCGCGAAGAGAACCGGGGTCGGGTTGGAGGCGATAGCTTCCGGTGGCCGCACGGTATCGATGGGCAGGGTGAACTGATCTACTTGGCCGATGCCGGCAACCATCGAATCCTTGGCTTCGACACGCCGCATAAGGACCGGGACGCGGACATCGTCGTTGGACAGAGCTCATTCATTGAGAACTCGGAGTGGCCCTATGCACCCCAGGGCCCCGACCGCCTGCGGTTTCCCTACGGCGTCAGCGTCGACGGAGGGAGATTAGCTATCGCCGATAGTGCCAATAATCGAGTGTTGCTCTTTGATGCGTTGCCTATTGGCGTTGGCGCGAAGGCAGATCGCGTCATTGGACAGATGGATTTTGAGTCGTACGGGGAAAATCAGTGGCGCGTCATGTCGGATTCGACACTGTGCTGGCCCTACGCCGTCGATCTCGTTGGCGATGTGCTCGCCGTCGCTGATACCGGCAACAACCGTGTTGTTATTTGGCTACTGGAGGATTGA
- a CDS encoding DUF1641 domain-containing protein, producing the protein MATNLGERANADELDVLLDRLTDPDTTTYALGIIDNLEALYILTLSLNEFLRRGEVIVDSLSSSVAEIRQSGSKDAAAGNLESLKELITLFKSLGDRSEVLGSLLRNQLLDEDFLGGVTVLTQSLGDARRATKGSRTSKIKGLGSLVKSLKDAEVQRGLDFAVELLRALGRNNAGV; encoded by the coding sequence ATGGCTACCAATCTTGGTGAGCGAGCCAATGCAGATGAACTTGATGTATTGTTGGATCGTCTTACGGATCCGGATACGACGACCTATGCTCTCGGAATCATCGACAATCTTGAGGCACTTTACATTCTGACGTTGTCGCTCAATGAGTTCCTTCGGCGGGGAGAAGTGATCGTTGATTCATTGAGTTCCAGTGTGGCAGAGATTCGTCAGAGTGGCTCAAAGGATGCTGCTGCTGGCAACTTGGAGAGTCTCAAGGAGCTCATCACACTCTTTAAGAGTCTGGGCGATCGCAGCGAAGTGCTTGGTTCTCTCCTGCGCAATCAGCTACTCGACGAGGACTTCCTTGGTGGAGTAACGGTACTCACTCAGTCGCTAGGTGATGCGCGACGGGCTACGAAAGGGTCGCGAACGAGCAAGATCAAGGGTCTTGGCTCACTGGTGAAGAGTCTAAAGGATGCCGAGGTTCAGCGAGGTCTTGACTTTGCAGTCGAGTTGCTGCGTGCCTTGGGCCGGAATAACGCAGGGGTCTAG